In one Cervus elaphus chromosome 9, mCerEla1.1, whole genome shotgun sequence genomic region, the following are encoded:
- the ATP8B3 gene encoding phospholipid-transporting ATPase IK isoform X8 — MQGHHRLVSELGGGSEAGLPPYPHHWSPPSLPPYKAVISHPAPHPRLTWFCWPAQSPAACAMWRRLTSTGETRETNLKFRQAPMITHHELTSIRKIASFQGKVVCEEPNSRMHHFVGCLEWKGKKYPLDIGNILLRGCKVRNTDTCYGLVIYAGFDTKIMKNCGKIHLKRTKIDHLMNRLVVLIFVSMVVLSMALAFGFWHKVKEFKAHHYYVSAMHTHSVAMEAFFIFWGYLILLSVLVPMAMFVIRAEFIYLGNSVFINWDQHMYYEPQDLPAKARSTSLNDLLGQVEYVFSDKTGTLTQNIMTFKKCCINGVVYGPEETPGKENPFLWNKFADGKLLFCNTQLLQAVRANQDWRVREFWRVLAICHTVMVQEMNNQLVYQAASPDEEALVTAARNFGYVFLARTQDSITLMELGEECVYQVLAMMDFNSIRKRMSVLVRKPEGSIYLYTKGADTVIYERLQKKGETEWATEEALASFATETLRTLCLACKEVDEDVYEEWRQRHQEASILLQNRAQALQEVYEEMEQSLQLLGATAIEDRLQDGVLETIKCLKQGNIKVWVLTGDKQETAVNVGFACELLSENMIILEEKEIVRILEVYWENNNLQGGKKKELPLQFKMALVINGEFLDQLLLSLRKEPRALVQNVNVDPLESWQEPGEERVDFLQARRLSLMWRTLGIQLRSSGLIPQHKDSKTLRIAEKQRERAFVELASRCQAVICCRVTPKQKALIVTLVKKYQNVVTLAIGDGANDVNMIKTADIGVGVAGQEGMQAVQNSDYVLAQFCFLRRLLLVHGRWSYMRVCKFLRCFLYKTLASMMVQIWFAFYSGFTAQPLYEGWFLALFNLLYSTLLVLYIGLFEQDVSAERSLELPELYIAGQKDELFNYWVVLQAIAHGTATSLVNFFMTLWISQDSAGPVSLSDYQSFAVVVALSSLLSITMEIILITKYWTVLFLLAIFLSLCFYVVMTSLTQSLWLFKHFPKNFPFLYADLNVLSQPPIMLVILLNVSLNTLPVLAFRVIYQALKKPQRKEEVEKVTSEEIIVEPVPCIRRESRARRSSYAFSHREGYADLITQGTILRRSAGVNSDMLVDHTVPPDEPSGSMKESLWYPRKMSFLGRKRHSHHGKVSSEDMQPPSEVSSSLTMDGQSAPHPHPLNKTWPSGSSQEKLPYSPESLPPTEMPLLTLESQSTSIESQMLPSSQMSLQSQPAYLPQEKTSLWKIRKLSLKNWPYIWQKEPEPHREGILPVSSSNLSAVMETAPPSAKGSSISEQPMEVEPSPVEREPSPMEWLPEPSGDQAAPDLAEQLP; from the exons GGAGACCAACTTGAAGTTCAGGCAGGCCCCAATGATCACGCACCACGAGTTGACCAGTATAAGGAAGATAGCCTCCTTCCAAG GGAAGGTGGTGTGTGAGGAACCCAACAGCCGAATGCACCACTTCGTTGGGTGCCTGGAGTGGAAGGGCAAGAAATACCCCCTGGATATTGGTAACATCCTCCTGCGAGGCTGCAAGGTCCGGAACACAGACACCTGCTATGGACTGGTCATCTATGCTG GTTTTGACACAAAGATCATGAAGAACTGTGGCAAGATTCATCTGAAGAGAACCAAGATAGACCATCTGATGAACAGACTGGTGGTCCTG ATCTTTGTGTCCATGGTGGTGCTTTCCATGGCCCTGGCCTTTGGCTTCTGGCACAAAGTGAAGGAGTTCAAGGCCCATCACTACTACGTGTCTGCCATGCACACGCACAGTGTGGCTATGGAGGCCTTCTTCATCTTCTGGGGCTATCTCATCCTGCTCAGCGTCCTGGTGCCCATGGCCATGTTTGTTAT CAGGGCCGAATTCATCTACCTGGGGAACAGCGTCTTCATCAACTGGGACCAGCACATGTACTACGAGCCCCAGGACCTGCCCGCCAAAGCGCGAAGCACCAGCCTCAATGACCTGCTGGGCCAGGTGGAGTACGTCTTCTCCGACAAGACGGGCACGCTCACCCAGAACATCATGACCTTCAAGAAGTGCTGCATCAATGGAGTTGTCTACG GCCCAGAGGAGACCCCAGGCAAG GAGAACCCCTTCCTTTGGAACAAATTTGCTGATGGGAAGCTGCTGTTCTGCAACACGCAACTCCTGCAGGCCGTGCGGGCCAACCAGGACTGGAGGGTGCGCGAGTTCTGGCGTGTGCTGGCCATCTGCCACACGGTGATGGTGCAGGAGATGAACA ACCAGCTAGTGTACCAGGCAGCTTCCCCGGACGAGGAGGCACTGGTCACAGCGGCCCGAAATTTTGGCTACGTGTTCCTGGCACGCACGCAGGACAGCATCACCCTgatggagctgggggaggagtGTGTGTACCAGGTCCTGGCCATGATGGACTTCAACAGCATCCGCAAGCGGATGTCAGTGCTGG TCCGCAAGCCCGAGGGCTCCATCTACCTCTACACCAAAGGGGCTGACACAGTCATCTATGAGCGCCTGCAAAAGAAAGGCGAGACAGAATGGGCCACAGAGGAGGCCTTGGCC TCCTTTGCCACGGAGACCCTGCGGACGTTGTGCCTGGCCTGCAAAGAGGTGGATGAGGACGTGTACGAGGAGTGGCGGCAGCGGCACCAGGAGGCCAGCATCTTGCTGCAGAACCGCGCCCAGGCCCTGCAGGAGGTGTACGAGGAGATGGAGCAGAGCCTCCAG CTCCTGGGAGCCACAGCCATCGAGGACAGGCTGCAGGACGGTGTCCTCGAAACCATCAAGTGTCTCAAGCAGGGGAACATCAAAGTGTGGGTCCTCACAGGGGACAAGCAAG AGACAGCGGTGAACGTTGGTTTTGCCTGCGAGCTGCTTTCAGAGAACATGATCAttctggaggagaaggagatcGT ACGGATCCTCGAGGTCTACTGGGAGAACAACAACCTGCAAGgtggcaaaaagaaagagcttccCCTGCAGTTCAAGATGGCCTTGGTCATTAACGGGGAGTTCCTG GACCAGCTACTGCTGTCCTTGCGCAAGGAACCCCGAGCCCTGGTCCAGAACGTGAACGTGGACCCGCTGGAGTCCTGGCAGGagccaggagaggagagggtggacTTCCTGCAGGCCAGGCGCCTGTCCCTCATGTGGCGGACACTGGGGATCCAGCTGCGGAGCTCGGGGCTGATACCCCAGCACAAAGACTCCAAGACCCTCCGGATCGCTGAGAAGCAGCGGGAGCGGGCCTTCGTGGAGCTGGCCTCCCGATGCCAAGCGGTCATCTGCTGCCGTGTGACACCCAAGCAGAAGGCCCTGATCGTGACGCTGGTCAAGAAATACCAGAATGTGGTGACCCTGGCCATCGGGGATGGCGCCAACGACGTCAACATGATCAAGA CTGCAGACATCGGCGTGGGGGTGGCGGGTCAGGAGGGCATGCAGGCAGTGCAGAACAGCGACTACGTGCTGGCCCAGTTCTGCTTCCTGCGGCGGCTGCTGCTGGTGCACGGACGCTGGTCCTACATGCGCGTCTGCAAGTTCCTGCGCTGCTTCCTCTACAAGACGCTGGCCAGCATGATGGTCCAGATCTGGTTCGCCTTCTACAGCGGCTTCACTGCCCAG CCTCTGTATGAAGGTTGGTTCCTGGCGCTCTTCAACTTGCTGTACAGCACCCTCCTGGTCCTTTATATCGGGCTCTTTGAGCAG GATGTGAGCGCAGAGCGGAGCCTTGAGTTGCCGGAGCTGTACATCGCAGGCCAGAAGGACGAGCTCTTCAACTACTGGGTCGTCCTGCAAGCCATCGCCCATGGCACGGCCACCTCTCTGGTCAACTTCTTCATGACACTGTGGATCAGCCAGGACTCAGCTGGGCCTGTCAGCTTAAGTGACTACCAGTCCTTTGCGGTGGTCGTGGCCCTGTCCAGCCTGCTGTCCATCACTATGGAG ATCATCCTAATCACCAAGTACTGGACCGTCCTGTTTTTGCTGGCCATTTTCCTCAGCCTCTGCTTCTACGTGGTGATGACCAGCCTCACCCAGAGCTTGTGGCTTTTCAAACACTTCCCCAAGAACTTCCCATTTCTAT ACGCTGACCTCAACGTGCTGTCCCAGCCCCCCATCATGCTGGTGATCCTGCTGAATGTGTCACTGAACACCCTGCCTGTGCTGGCCTTCCGAGTCATTTACCAAGCCCTCAAGAAACCACAGCGCAAG GAAGAGGTAGAGAAAGTCACAAGTGAGGAGATCATCGTGGAGCCTGTGCCCTGTATCCGCAGGGAGTCACGGGCCCGGCGCTCCAGCTATGCCTTCTCCCATCGGGAGGGCTATGCTGACCTCATCACCCAGGGCACGATTCTGCGGAGGTCAGCAGGGGTCAACAGTGACATGCTGGTTGATCACACAGTGCCACCTGATGAACCATCTGGGAGCATGAAGGAGTCCTTGTGGTACCCAAGGAAGATGTCATTTCTGGGGAGGAAGAGGCACTCACACCATGGGAAGGTGTCCTCTGAGGACATGCAGCCTCCCTCTGAGGTGAGCTCCTCCTTGACCATGGATGGGCAGTCTGCCCCTCATCCCCACCCTCTCAACAAAACCTGGCCATCTGGATCTTCACAGGAGAAGTTGCCATATTCTCCTGAGAGCCTGCCGCCAACCGAGATGCCACTGTTGACTCTAGAGAGCCAAAGTACCTCTATTGAGAGCCAGATGCTGCCTTCGAGCCAGATGTCCCTGCAGAGCCAGCCAGCATACCTGCCACAGGAGAAGACATCCCTCTGGAAGATCCGGAAACTGTCCTTGAAGAACTGGCCGTACATCTGGCAAAAGGAACCCGAGCCCCACAGAGAAGGGATATTGCCAGTTTCCAGCTCAAATCTTAGTGCTGTGATGGAAACTGCACCACCAAGTGCAAAAGGATCATCCATCAGTGAGCAGCCAATGGAGGTGGAGCCCTCACCTGTGGAGAGGGAGCCGTCGCCTATGGAGTGGCTGCCAGAGCCCAGTGGGGACCAAGCTGCACCCGATCTGGCAGAGCAGCTTCCCTGA
- the ATP8B3 gene encoding phospholipid-transporting ATPase IK isoform X9 produces the protein MHHFVGCLEWKGKKYPLDIGNILLRGCKVRNTDTCYGLVIYAGFDTKIMKNCGKIHLKRTKIDHLMNRLVVLIFVSMVVLSMALAFGFWHKVKEFKAHHYYVSAMHTHSVAMEAFFIFWGYLILLSVLVPMAMFVIRAEFIYLGNSVFINWDQHMYYEPQDLPAKARSTSLNDLLGQVEYVFSDKTGTLTQNIMTFKKCCINGVVYGPEETPGKENPFLWNKFADGKLLFCNTQLLQAVRANQDWRVREFWRVLAICHTVMVQEMNNQLVYQAASPDEEALVTAARNFGYVFLARTQDSITLMELGEECVYQVLAMMDFNSIRKRMSVLVRKPEGSIYLYTKGADTVIYERLQKKGETEWATEEALASFATETLRTLCLACKEVDEDVYEEWRQRHQEASILLQNRAQALQEVYEEMEQSLQLLGATAIEDRLQDGVLETIKCLKQGNIKVWVLTGDKQETAVNVGFACELLSENMIILEEKEIVRILEVYWENNNLQGGKKKELPLQFKMALVINGEFLDQLLLSLRKEPRALVQNVNVDPLESWQEPGEERVDFLQARRLSLMWRTLGIQLRSSGLIPQHKDSKTLRIAEKQRERAFVELASRCQAVICCRVTPKQKALIVTLVKKYQNVVTLAIGDGANDVNMIKTADIGVGVAGQEGMQAVQNSDYVLAQFCFLRRLLLVHGRWSYMRVCKFLRCFLYKTLASMMVQIWFAFYSGFTAQPLYEGWFLALFNLLYSTLLVLYIGLFEQDVSAERSLELPELYIAGQKDELFNYWVVLQAIAHGTATSLVNFFMTLWISQDSAGPVSLSDYQSFAVVVALSSLLSITMEIILITKYWTVLFLLAIFLSLCFYVVMTSLTQSLWLFKHFPKNFPFLYADLNVLSQPPIMLVILLNVSLNTLPVLAFRVIYQALKKPQRKEEVEKVTSEEIIVEPVPCIRRESRARRSSYAFSHREGYADLITQGTILRRSAGVNSDMLVDHTVPPDEPSGSMKESLWYPRKMSFLGRKRHSHHGKVSSEDMQPPSEVSSSLTMDGQSAPHPHPLNKTWPSGSSQEKLPYSPESLPPTEMPLLTLESQSTSIESQMLPSSQMSLQSQPAYLPQEKTSLWKIRKLSLKNWPYIWQKEPEPHREGILPVSSSNLSAVMETAPPSAKGSSISEQPMEVEPSPVEREPSPMEWLPEPSGDQAAPDLAEQLP, from the exons ATGCACCACTTCGTTGGGTGCCTGGAGTGGAAGGGCAAGAAATACCCCCTGGATATTGGTAACATCCTCCTGCGAGGCTGCAAGGTCCGGAACACAGACACCTGCTATGGACTGGTCATCTATGCTG GTTTTGACACAAAGATCATGAAGAACTGTGGCAAGATTCATCTGAAGAGAACCAAGATAGACCATCTGATGAACAGACTGGTGGTCCTG ATCTTTGTGTCCATGGTGGTGCTTTCCATGGCCCTGGCCTTTGGCTTCTGGCACAAAGTGAAGGAGTTCAAGGCCCATCACTACTACGTGTCTGCCATGCACACGCACAGTGTGGCTATGGAGGCCTTCTTCATCTTCTGGGGCTATCTCATCCTGCTCAGCGTCCTGGTGCCCATGGCCATGTTTGTTAT CAGGGCCGAATTCATCTACCTGGGGAACAGCGTCTTCATCAACTGGGACCAGCACATGTACTACGAGCCCCAGGACCTGCCCGCCAAAGCGCGAAGCACCAGCCTCAATGACCTGCTGGGCCAGGTGGAGTACGTCTTCTCCGACAAGACGGGCACGCTCACCCAGAACATCATGACCTTCAAGAAGTGCTGCATCAATGGAGTTGTCTACG GCCCAGAGGAGACCCCAGGCAAG GAGAACCCCTTCCTTTGGAACAAATTTGCTGATGGGAAGCTGCTGTTCTGCAACACGCAACTCCTGCAGGCCGTGCGGGCCAACCAGGACTGGAGGGTGCGCGAGTTCTGGCGTGTGCTGGCCATCTGCCACACGGTGATGGTGCAGGAGATGAACA ACCAGCTAGTGTACCAGGCAGCTTCCCCGGACGAGGAGGCACTGGTCACAGCGGCCCGAAATTTTGGCTACGTGTTCCTGGCACGCACGCAGGACAGCATCACCCTgatggagctgggggaggagtGTGTGTACCAGGTCCTGGCCATGATGGACTTCAACAGCATCCGCAAGCGGATGTCAGTGCTGG TCCGCAAGCCCGAGGGCTCCATCTACCTCTACACCAAAGGGGCTGACACAGTCATCTATGAGCGCCTGCAAAAGAAAGGCGAGACAGAATGGGCCACAGAGGAGGCCTTGGCC TCCTTTGCCACGGAGACCCTGCGGACGTTGTGCCTGGCCTGCAAAGAGGTGGATGAGGACGTGTACGAGGAGTGGCGGCAGCGGCACCAGGAGGCCAGCATCTTGCTGCAGAACCGCGCCCAGGCCCTGCAGGAGGTGTACGAGGAGATGGAGCAGAGCCTCCAG CTCCTGGGAGCCACAGCCATCGAGGACAGGCTGCAGGACGGTGTCCTCGAAACCATCAAGTGTCTCAAGCAGGGGAACATCAAAGTGTGGGTCCTCACAGGGGACAAGCAAG AGACAGCGGTGAACGTTGGTTTTGCCTGCGAGCTGCTTTCAGAGAACATGATCAttctggaggagaaggagatcGT ACGGATCCTCGAGGTCTACTGGGAGAACAACAACCTGCAAGgtggcaaaaagaaagagcttccCCTGCAGTTCAAGATGGCCTTGGTCATTAACGGGGAGTTCCTG GACCAGCTACTGCTGTCCTTGCGCAAGGAACCCCGAGCCCTGGTCCAGAACGTGAACGTGGACCCGCTGGAGTCCTGGCAGGagccaggagaggagagggtggacTTCCTGCAGGCCAGGCGCCTGTCCCTCATGTGGCGGACACTGGGGATCCAGCTGCGGAGCTCGGGGCTGATACCCCAGCACAAAGACTCCAAGACCCTCCGGATCGCTGAGAAGCAGCGGGAGCGGGCCTTCGTGGAGCTGGCCTCCCGATGCCAAGCGGTCATCTGCTGCCGTGTGACACCCAAGCAGAAGGCCCTGATCGTGACGCTGGTCAAGAAATACCAGAATGTGGTGACCCTGGCCATCGGGGATGGCGCCAACGACGTCAACATGATCAAGA CTGCAGACATCGGCGTGGGGGTGGCGGGTCAGGAGGGCATGCAGGCAGTGCAGAACAGCGACTACGTGCTGGCCCAGTTCTGCTTCCTGCGGCGGCTGCTGCTGGTGCACGGACGCTGGTCCTACATGCGCGTCTGCAAGTTCCTGCGCTGCTTCCTCTACAAGACGCTGGCCAGCATGATGGTCCAGATCTGGTTCGCCTTCTACAGCGGCTTCACTGCCCAG CCTCTGTATGAAGGTTGGTTCCTGGCGCTCTTCAACTTGCTGTACAGCACCCTCCTGGTCCTTTATATCGGGCTCTTTGAGCAG GATGTGAGCGCAGAGCGGAGCCTTGAGTTGCCGGAGCTGTACATCGCAGGCCAGAAGGACGAGCTCTTCAACTACTGGGTCGTCCTGCAAGCCATCGCCCATGGCACGGCCACCTCTCTGGTCAACTTCTTCATGACACTGTGGATCAGCCAGGACTCAGCTGGGCCTGTCAGCTTAAGTGACTACCAGTCCTTTGCGGTGGTCGTGGCCCTGTCCAGCCTGCTGTCCATCACTATGGAG ATCATCCTAATCACCAAGTACTGGACCGTCCTGTTTTTGCTGGCCATTTTCCTCAGCCTCTGCTTCTACGTGGTGATGACCAGCCTCACCCAGAGCTTGTGGCTTTTCAAACACTTCCCCAAGAACTTCCCATTTCTAT ACGCTGACCTCAACGTGCTGTCCCAGCCCCCCATCATGCTGGTGATCCTGCTGAATGTGTCACTGAACACCCTGCCTGTGCTGGCCTTCCGAGTCATTTACCAAGCCCTCAAGAAACCACAGCGCAAG GAAGAGGTAGAGAAAGTCACAAGTGAGGAGATCATCGTGGAGCCTGTGCCCTGTATCCGCAGGGAGTCACGGGCCCGGCGCTCCAGCTATGCCTTCTCCCATCGGGAGGGCTATGCTGACCTCATCACCCAGGGCACGATTCTGCGGAGGTCAGCAGGGGTCAACAGTGACATGCTGGTTGATCACACAGTGCCACCTGATGAACCATCTGGGAGCATGAAGGAGTCCTTGTGGTACCCAAGGAAGATGTCATTTCTGGGGAGGAAGAGGCACTCACACCATGGGAAGGTGTCCTCTGAGGACATGCAGCCTCCCTCTGAGGTGAGCTCCTCCTTGACCATGGATGGGCAGTCTGCCCCTCATCCCCACCCTCTCAACAAAACCTGGCCATCTGGATCTTCACAGGAGAAGTTGCCATATTCTCCTGAGAGCCTGCCGCCAACCGAGATGCCACTGTTGACTCTAGAGAGCCAAAGTACCTCTATTGAGAGCCAGATGCTGCCTTCGAGCCAGATGTCCCTGCAGAGCCAGCCAGCATACCTGCCACAGGAGAAGACATCCCTCTGGAAGATCCGGAAACTGTCCTTGAAGAACTGGCCGTACATCTGGCAAAAGGAACCCGAGCCCCACAGAGAAGGGATATTGCCAGTTTCCAGCTCAAATCTTAGTGCTGTGATGGAAACTGCACCACCAAGTGCAAAAGGATCATCCATCAGTGAGCAGCCAATGGAGGTGGAGCCCTCACCTGTGGAGAGGGAGCCGTCGCCTATGGAGTGGCTGCCAGAGCCCAGTGGGGACCAAGCTGCACCCGATCTGGCAGAGCAGCTTCCCTGA
- the ATP8B3 gene encoding phospholipid-transporting ATPase IK isoform X5, producing MGSLAYREDLEEEKNSEFTWEVQANNQAYNSQFKEKVFLCWQRKKYKAAFKVQCVRQALPTCRESWGHQPSSPSLHPVGALFTLFVAGGCAVPPLFQPLLPSHHPPPGKVVCEEPNSRMHHFVGCLEWKGKKYPLDIGNILLRGCKVRNTDTCYGLVIYAGFDTKIMKNCGKIHLKRTKIDHLMNRLVVLIFVSMVVLSMALAFGFWHKVKEFKAHHYYVSAMHTHSVAMEAFFIFWGYLILLSVLVPMAMFVIRAEFIYLGNSVFINWDQHMYYEPQDLPAKARSTSLNDLLGQVEYVFSDKTGTLTQNIMTFKKCCINGVVYGPEETPGKENPFLWNKFADGKLLFCNTQLLQAVRANQDWRVREFWRVLAICHTVMVQEMNNQLVYQAASPDEEALVTAARNFGYVFLARTQDSITLMELGEECVYQVLAMMDFNSIRKRMSVLVRKPEGSIYLYTKGADTVIYERLQKKGETEWATEEALASFATETLRTLCLACKEVDEDVYEEWRQRHQEASILLQNRAQALQEVYEEMEQSLQLLGATAIEDRLQDGVLETIKCLKQGNIKVWVLTGDKQETAVNVGFACELLSENMIILEEKEIVRILEVYWENNNLQGGKKKELPLQFKMALVINGEFLDQLLLSLRKEPRALVQNVNVDPLESWQEPGEERVDFLQARRLSLMWRTLGIQLRSSGLIPQHKDSKTLRIAEKQRERAFVELASRCQAVICCRVTPKQKALIVTLVKKYQNVVTLAIGDGANDVNMIKTADIGVGVAGQEGMQAVQNSDYVLAQFCFLRRLLLVHGRWSYMRVCKFLRCFLYKTLASMMVQIWFAFYSGFTAQPLYEGWFLALFNLLYSTLLVLYIGLFEQDVSAERSLELPELYIAGQKDELFNYWVVLQAIAHGTATSLVNFFMTLWISQDSAGPVSLSDYQSFAVVVALSSLLSITMEIILITKYWTVLFLLAIFLSLCFYVVMTSLTQSLWLFKHFPKNFPFLYADLNVLSQPPIMLVILLNVSLNTLPVLAFRVIYQALKKPQRKEEVEKVTSEEIIVEPVPCIRRESRARRSSYAFSHREGYADLITQGTILRRSAGVNSDMLVDHTVPPDEPSGSMKESLWYPRKMSFLGRKRHSHHGKVSSEDMQPPSEVSSSLTMDGQSAPHPHPLNKTWPSGSSQEKLPYSPESLPPTEMPLLTLESQSTSIESQMLPSSQMSLQSQPAYLPQEKTSLWKIRKLSLKNWPYIWQKEPEPHREGILPVSSSNLSAVMETAPPSAKGSSISEQPMEVEPSPVEREPSPMEWLPEPSGDQAAPDLAEQLP from the exons GGAAGGTGGTGTGTGAGGAACCCAACAGCCGAATGCACCACTTCGTTGGGTGCCTGGAGTGGAAGGGCAAGAAATACCCCCTGGATATTGGTAACATCCTCCTGCGAGGCTGCAAGGTCCGGAACACAGACACCTGCTATGGACTGGTCATCTATGCTG GTTTTGACACAAAGATCATGAAGAACTGTGGCAAGATTCATCTGAAGAGAACCAAGATAGACCATCTGATGAACAGACTGGTGGTCCTG ATCTTTGTGTCCATGGTGGTGCTTTCCATGGCCCTGGCCTTTGGCTTCTGGCACAAAGTGAAGGAGTTCAAGGCCCATCACTACTACGTGTCTGCCATGCACACGCACAGTGTGGCTATGGAGGCCTTCTTCATCTTCTGGGGCTATCTCATCCTGCTCAGCGTCCTGGTGCCCATGGCCATGTTTGTTAT CAGGGCCGAATTCATCTACCTGGGGAACAGCGTCTTCATCAACTGGGACCAGCACATGTACTACGAGCCCCAGGACCTGCCCGCCAAAGCGCGAAGCACCAGCCTCAATGACCTGCTGGGCCAGGTGGAGTACGTCTTCTCCGACAAGACGGGCACGCTCACCCAGAACATCATGACCTTCAAGAAGTGCTGCATCAATGGAGTTGTCTACG GCCCAGAGGAGACCCCAGGCAAG GAGAACCCCTTCCTTTGGAACAAATTTGCTGATGGGAAGCTGCTGTTCTGCAACACGCAACTCCTGCAGGCCGTGCGGGCCAACCAGGACTGGAGGGTGCGCGAGTTCTGGCGTGTGCTGGCCATCTGCCACACGGTGATGGTGCAGGAGATGAACA ACCAGCTAGTGTACCAGGCAGCTTCCCCGGACGAGGAGGCACTGGTCACAGCGGCCCGAAATTTTGGCTACGTGTTCCTGGCACGCACGCAGGACAGCATCACCCTgatggagctgggggaggagtGTGTGTACCAGGTCCTGGCCATGATGGACTTCAACAGCATCCGCAAGCGGATGTCAGTGCTGG TCCGCAAGCCCGAGGGCTCCATCTACCTCTACACCAAAGGGGCTGACACAGTCATCTATGAGCGCCTGCAAAAGAAAGGCGAGACAGAATGGGCCACAGAGGAGGCCTTGGCC TCCTTTGCCACGGAGACCCTGCGGACGTTGTGCCTGGCCTGCAAAGAGGTGGATGAGGACGTGTACGAGGAGTGGCGGCAGCGGCACCAGGAGGCCAGCATCTTGCTGCAGAACCGCGCCCAGGCCCTGCAGGAGGTGTACGAGGAGATGGAGCAGAGCCTCCAG CTCCTGGGAGCCACAGCCATCGAGGACAGGCTGCAGGACGGTGTCCTCGAAACCATCAAGTGTCTCAAGCAGGGGAACATCAAAGTGTGGGTCCTCACAGGGGACAAGCAAG AGACAGCGGTGAACGTTGGTTTTGCCTGCGAGCTGCTTTCAGAGAACATGATCAttctggaggagaaggagatcGT ACGGATCCTCGAGGTCTACTGGGAGAACAACAACCTGCAAGgtggcaaaaagaaagagcttccCCTGCAGTTCAAGATGGCCTTGGTCATTAACGGGGAGTTCCTG GACCAGCTACTGCTGTCCTTGCGCAAGGAACCCCGAGCCCTGGTCCAGAACGTGAACGTGGACCCGCTGGAGTCCTGGCAGGagccaggagaggagagggtggacTTCCTGCAGGCCAGGCGCCTGTCCCTCATGTGGCGGACACTGGGGATCCAGCTGCGGAGCTCGGGGCTGATACCCCAGCACAAAGACTCCAAGACCCTCCGGATCGCTGAGAAGCAGCGGGAGCGGGCCTTCGTGGAGCTGGCCTCCCGATGCCAAGCGGTCATCTGCTGCCGTGTGACACCCAAGCAGAAGGCCCTGATCGTGACGCTGGTCAAGAAATACCAGAATGTGGTGACCCTGGCCATCGGGGATGGCGCCAACGACGTCAACATGATCAAGA CTGCAGACATCGGCGTGGGGGTGGCGGGTCAGGAGGGCATGCAGGCAGTGCAGAACAGCGACTACGTGCTGGCCCAGTTCTGCTTCCTGCGGCGGCTGCTGCTGGTGCACGGACGCTGGTCCTACATGCGCGTCTGCAAGTTCCTGCGCTGCTTCCTCTACAAGACGCTGGCCAGCATGATGGTCCAGATCTGGTTCGCCTTCTACAGCGGCTTCACTGCCCAG CCTCTGTATGAAGGTTGGTTCCTGGCGCTCTTCAACTTGCTGTACAGCACCCTCCTGGTCCTTTATATCGGGCTCTTTGAGCAG GATGTGAGCGCAGAGCGGAGCCTTGAGTTGCCGGAGCTGTACATCGCAGGCCAGAAGGACGAGCTCTTCAACTACTGGGTCGTCCTGCAAGCCATCGCCCATGGCACGGCCACCTCTCTGGTCAACTTCTTCATGACACTGTGGATCAGCCAGGACTCAGCTGGGCCTGTCAGCTTAAGTGACTACCAGTCCTTTGCGGTGGTCGTGGCCCTGTCCAGCCTGCTGTCCATCACTATGGAG ATCATCCTAATCACCAAGTACTGGACCGTCCTGTTTTTGCTGGCCATTTTCCTCAGCCTCTGCTTCTACGTGGTGATGACCAGCCTCACCCAGAGCTTGTGGCTTTTCAAACACTTCCCCAAGAACTTCCCATTTCTAT ACGCTGACCTCAACGTGCTGTCCCAGCCCCCCATCATGCTGGTGATCCTGCTGAATGTGTCACTGAACACCCTGCCTGTGCTGGCCTTCCGAGTCATTTACCAAGCCCTCAAGAAACCACAGCGCAAG GAAGAGGTAGAGAAAGTCACAAGTGAGGAGATCATCGTGGAGCCTGTGCCCTGTATCCGCAGGGAGTCACGGGCCCGGCGCTCCAGCTATGCCTTCTCCCATCGGGAGGGCTATGCTGACCTCATCACCCAGGGCACGATTCTGCGGAGGTCAGCAGGGGTCAACAGTGACATGCTGGTTGATCACACAGTGCCACCTGATGAACCATCTGGGAGCATGAAGGAGTCCTTGTGGTACCCAAGGAAGATGTCATTTCTGGGGAGGAAGAGGCACTCACACCATGGGAAGGTGTCCTCTGAGGACATGCAGCCTCCCTCTGAGGTGAGCTCCTCCTTGACCATGGATGGGCAGTCTGCCCCTCATCCCCACCCTCTCAACAAAACCTGGCCATCTGGATCTTCACAGGAGAAGTTGCCATATTCTCCTGAGAGCCTGCCGCCAACCGAGATGCCACTGTTGACTCTAGAGAGCCAAAGTACCTCTATTGAGAGCCAGATGCTGCCTTCGAGCCAGATGTCCCTGCAGAGCCAGCCAGCATACCTGCCACAGGAGAAGACATCCCTCTGGAAGATCCGGAAACTGTCCTTGAAGAACTGGCCGTACATCTGGCAAAAGGAACCCGAGCCCCACAGAGAAGGGATATTGCCAGTTTCCAGCTCAAATCTTAGTGCTGTGATGGAAACTGCACCACCAAGTGCAAAAGGATCATCCATCAGTGAGCAGCCAATGGAGGTGGAGCCCTCACCTGTGGAGAGGGAGCCGTCGCCTATGGAGTGGCTGCCAGAGCCCAGTGGGGACCAAGCTGCACCCGATCTGGCAGAGCAGCTTCCCTGA